In Setaria italica strain Yugu1 chromosome I, Setaria_italica_v2.0, whole genome shotgun sequence, the genomic window AACATGTGCAAAGAGCCTGATGAACTTGTGGCGACAAGAACGTCAGGCAGATCAACAGATGGACTAAATGCCAGTGAATAGATCGTTGATGGGTATGTTCCCCGCCGAAAACTATGTGACTGTTGAAGTAAAAATGCAAAAAGAGATTAAGCGGATCATAGAGAGCTCAATGTCAAAGGAGAAAGGTGTAATTTCACCTTGGTTGCTTGTGTGACGAGATGTACTCTAACCATAGTACCCTTTTCAGAAGCAGTTGCCAGGTACATGCCATTCGAAGAAAAAACCATTGCAGCTAATGGAGCCTGATGAGCATCTATCTGTTGCCCAATTACACAAAATAGTGAGAAGACAGAAAGGGAAGAAGCAGCAGTTAATTCACACTGTAAAAGTTCTCATTGAAAGAATTGGAATATGGGCATATCATTCGGAGAGTTGAGAATTTAGGCTTACAGCTTGATAGTCTCAACCCTCCATTTAATTGAGAAGAAAATATGGTTACAAGAAACCGTCATCTACTGGCTGGGAAGATTAAACATTGAAAGGTGACTAAGATGTGTATTGCAAGTTTCTCATACCACCATAAGCATGAGCTTCAACACGTTTTTCTTCTACACCGATAGATAAGCTAAATGCTGCCACATCAGCTGCACAGTCATTGGCTTGTTTTCTATCTTTGAAATAAAGCAAGGGGTCTTAAATAATTAGTGGACTCTAATACACTTTTATAGTGATTAACAACTGAGATACAAGCCTGGAGAATAAAGTAGTGATCTTTACTAAGCTGTATGTGAGAAAATCATAATAGGAAAGGATTTAAACCTCCTGGAGCCAATACTATGGCACATGAAGTGAGGAAACAACAGATTACCTGACATATTAATTCAGGTTTTGATGCTTTGTATACTAAAGCAGATCCTTTGGATGTGCTTGCTGGCAGAGCCAAATAACACTCTTCTGAATTTGGAGCAAATGCACATAGACCTGATTATAAAGCACAACAATATTAGCAGCAAACACTGCAAGTATAGAAATAACTaaaacttaattttttttttgcccagCTTGGCAGCAAGAAATATTAGCAGGATCAATGATATGGACATTTGGTACAGAGGCAGCAGTAGGATCCATACCTTTTGTATTGGGCACTGTTTCAATTTCTTCCAAGATAGTAGTTTTATTTAGATCATAAACAAAAGTTCTGTCCTGCAATACAACAACAAGCCTGCACATAATGTGACAACTATTTTACTCAAAAGAACACTGCAGGTCTGCAGCTCAAGTATGCACAATAAAACAAGATTCCCAGTTTGTGTCTGGGAGACTAGGATGTGATTAGTAAGTATCAATTAACAGAACATCAGTATAAATCGCCACAGGAATTGATAAACACAACAAAGCAGCAGTTTACCTCTTCATACTTAATCGAACTGACAAAATTGAAGTCCTAAAGTTCAGATCTTTCTTTGATGCTCCTGTTCTGGTATTGAACAAGCAGAGACGGCGAGGAGACATTGCAGGCTGCaaaaaaaggataaaaatgAACTGGCAATCAACGGGTGAAATCGACTAACATGTGCAAGTTCAGAAAGTTTAGGAGCAAACAATCAACAGGAACTAGCCCAACTTAGTAAGCAAAACAAGAGAAATTCCTGAGGCACCTTTTCACCGGTTCCGACAATGACAAGAAGGCTTGAGCCAAATAGCATTTCCACAATGTTGAATCCCCCAAGATCTGCAGACACACAGAGGTTCATAAATCCTCAGCATTTTAGTAGTAGTTCTATTACAGAACAACTATCTTTGCAATGGAATGACCAATTGATGTTCTTTCGTAAACAAATTGGAgtgttgtttgatttgattCTGCTAGACAGTAATGTATTGCtgtttcaaaattttaaaaCGCTATTTATTTCTAATCTTACATGACAGGGCGTGGCAGTTTGATTGCTGTACTAACATGGCCACATGGGATATATCCACTAAAACTGAAGGAAGAaggcaaaggaaaaaaacagagagagttTCTGAAGAACTGAACTA contains:
- the LOC101771001 gene encoding autophagy-related protein 18b, which codes for MASSSAPSQIICASFNQDNSLFSVGTKDGFKIFDARNGRLCYENNLGGFNIVEMLFGSSLLVIVGTGEKPAMSPRRLCLFNTRTGASKKDLNFRTSILSVRLSMKRLVVVLQDRTFVYDLNKTTILEEIETVPNTKGLCAFAPNSEECYLALPASTSKGSALVYKASKPELICQIDAHQAPLAAMVFSSNGMYLATASEKGTMVRVHLVTQATKSHSFRRGTYPSTIYSLAFSPSVDLPDVLVATSSSGSLHMFFLDAARNGRRQGNTLLSSVIPGSVTDALDPANHHVIHNVVPANIKSCLAVNSVENSQNSSKLPALKTVIYIVTHDGYFREYVIGTTKSNESSWSLEREFNLLEAGLSSLKQNEQHIVID